From one Mytilus edulis chromosome 1, xbMytEdul2.2, whole genome shotgun sequence genomic stretch:
- the LOC139485551 gene encoding putative universal stress protein SH1215: MTEEAKTGGKNVVIAMDGSEHSKYAFKWFVDNCRKEDDHVYIVHAVEMNEMFASQQFSSPYSFDPDVLASILKKEKDRVTQELKEYAALLTEAGVNGTVKSVHTTNPGEGIVKCAAELNAAIIITGCRGLGKIRRTLVGSTSDYILHHAHVPVVICRHQH, translated from the exons ATGACAGAGGAAGCGAAAACGGGAGGCAAAAATGTAGTCATAGCTATGGATGGAAGCGAACATTCCAAATATGCTTTTAAAT GGTTTGTTGACAACTGTCGAAAAGAAGATGATCATGTTTACATCGTCCATGCAGTGGAGATGAATGAAATGTTCGCGTCACAACAGTTCTCGT CTCCATACTCATTTGATCCAGATGTGTTAGCGTCcattttgaagaaagaaaaagatCGCGTAACACAAGAGTTAAAAGAATACGCTGCGCTACTTACTGAAGCTGGG GTTAATGGAACAGTTAAAAGCGTCCATACTACTAATCCAGGAGAAGGTATCGTAAAATGTGCTGCAGAACTAAACGCCGCCATTATTATTACCGGATGTCGTGGTTTAGGCAAAATTCGGCGCACGCTGGTGGGAAGTACAAGTGACTATATTCTTCACCATGCTCACGTTCCTGTTGTGATTTGCCGACATCAACATTGA
- the LOC139485558 gene encoding putative universal stress protein SSP1056 isoform X2, with the protein MGGKNVVIAMDGSEHSKFAFKWFVDNCRNEDDHIYIVHAVEMHIPSQKFMSSYAFDPDVLASMLKKEKERVTQELQQYGTLLKESGVNGTVKSVHTANPGEGIVKSATELDAALIVTGTRGLGNIRRTLIGSTSDYILHHAHAPVMICRLPH; encoded by the exons ATGGGAGGGAAAAATGTGGTTATAGCTATGGATGGAAGCGAACATTCCAAATTTGCATTTAAAT GGTTTGTCGATAATTGTAGAAACGAAGATGACCATATTTACATCGTTCATGCAGTTGAGATGCATATTCCTTCACAAAAGTTCATGT CCTCGTATGCATTTGATCCTGATGTACTAGCATCTATgttgaagaaagaaaaagaacGAGTAACACAAGAATTACAACAATACGGCACATTGCTTAAGGAATCTGGG GTAAATGGAACAGTTAAAAGCGTCCATACTGCCAATCCAGGAGAAGGTATCGTCAAATCGGCTACAGAACTAGACGCCGCTCTTATTGTAACCGGAACTCGTGGTTTAGGCAACATTCGCCGCACTCTGATAGGAAGTACAAGTGACTACATTCTTCATCATGCGCACGCTCCAGTTATGATTTGTCGACTTCCACATTGA